In the genome of Elusimicrobium sp., one region contains:
- the rsmI gene encoding 16S rRNA (cytidine(1402)-2'-O)-methyltransferase gives MLYIVPTPIGNLQDITLRALETLKTADAVLCEDTRRTQILLSHFGFSKPLYRYNENDDRSVEKCLEALKNGKNCALVSDCGTPCISDPGWKLVKRAVEEGIKVSSLPGPSAVACALAGAGITGGAFTFLGFLPRKPGKAAKLISAAYALNHPVVLYESPYRVVKMLELISKTLGEQTPMVLARELSKVYEEWLRGTAQTLAEELGKKTKVQGEFVMIIDRPHTEEEEEPQDAQNPYF, from the coding sequence ATGCTCTACATTGTTCCCACACCGATCGGAAACCTGCAGGATATCACCCTGCGTGCTTTGGAAACGCTCAAAACGGCAGATGCCGTATTGTGCGAGGATACGCGCCGCACTCAAATTTTGCTTTCGCATTTCGGTTTTTCTAAACCGCTTTATCGTTATAACGAGAACGACGACCGTTCCGTAGAAAAATGCTTGGAAGCCTTGAAGAACGGAAAGAATTGTGCGCTCGTGTCCGATTGTGGCACTCCGTGTATTTCGGATCCGGGGTGGAAACTGGTAAAGCGTGCCGTAGAAGAAGGGATTAAAGTTTCTTCTTTACCGGGGCCCAGCGCGGTGGCTTGTGCGCTTGCCGGTGCGGGAATTACGGGCGGTGCTTTTACCTTTTTGGGCTTTTTGCCGCGTAAACCCGGAAAGGCCGCTAAACTCATTTCGGCCGCGTATGCCTTAAATCACCCGGTGGTGTTATATGAGTCGCCTTATCGGGTGGTAAAAATGCTGGAACTGATTTCCAAAACTTTGGGCGAACAAACCCCTATGGTATTGGCACGGGAACTTTCCAAGGTGTACGAAGAGTGGTTGCGCGGTACGGCACAAACTTTGGCAGAAGAGTTGGGGAAAAAGACCAAAGTGCAAGGCGAATTTGTGATGATTATAGACCGTCCGCATACGGAAGAAGAGGAAGAACCGCAAGATGCGCAAAACCCATATTTTTAA
- a CDS encoding threonylcarbamoyl-AMP synthase, whose translation MRKTHIFKTEEMTPEYLQMAAGALAQGAVAVVPTDTVYGVGTSAFCEESILQIYRLKERPTGVPLQILTGSVAQAREVAVFSDRAEQCARAFWPGALTMILPPNEKGRALTRGFEGLGLRVPGNKFLVDLLVRMAGPMACTSANLHGQPTLIDEKSILETFDGKVDFIFLGGTLSPVSSSVVNLTANPTLIREGGVPRTELEQVLGQPLRVL comes from the coding sequence ATGCGCAAAACCCATATTTTTAAGACGGAGGAAATGACCCCCGAATACCTGCAAATGGCGGCCGGTGCACTGGCACAAGGAGCCGTGGCCGTAGTGCCGACCGATACTGTGTACGGCGTGGGAACGAGTGCATTTTGTGAAGAAAGTATCTTGCAGATTTACCGGCTTAAAGAAAGACCGACAGGGGTGCCTCTTCAAATTTTAACGGGTTCGGTGGCACAGGCCCGCGAGGTAGCTGTTTTTTCCGACCGGGCAGAACAATGTGCCCGCGCTTTTTGGCCCGGGGCATTAACGATGATATTGCCTCCAAACGAAAAAGGGCGTGCGCTGACCCGCGGCTTTGAAGGGTTGGGGCTTCGGGTACCGGGAAACAAATTTTTGGTTGATTTGCTCGTCCGTATGGCAGGCCCCATGGCTTGTACCAGTGCCAACTTGCACGGCCAGCCGACTTTGATAGACGAAAAAAGTATTTTGGAAACCTTTGACGGGAAAGTAGATTTTATTTTTTTAGGAGGTACCCTCAGCCCGGTATCTTCCAGTGTGGTAAATTTAACGGCAAACCCTACCCTTATACGGGAAGGGGGGGTTCCTAGGACGGAATTGGAACAAGTGCTGGGGCAACCCTTGCGCGTTTTATAA
- a CDS encoding HAMP domain-containing histidine kinase: MTLWQILISYSLLVAASLSLLTYWITKKFVLKKMRRTIMKAEHNYQQQISTLQQQLSGKVTMLEGMVEKLRLSNQELNRLNEIRSKFMSIVAHDLRQPLSSIQGFTSVLMMDNPHGGSSGSEQMALNNILKATDNMNMLMTDLMDISMMESGRFKMDVRPFDFNALLSDVISLQTVNAQKKGIFLQKYEYSNDVMVEADRFRISQVINNLLGNAIKFSPQGGRVDVRYVATEEKVTFRVSDNGPGILHSEQLKIFQKFHQSDNDRTLKKQGWGLGLSIAQEIINAHGGEIGVQSAGLGLGATFWFILPRKAAGLATKLHTELNSPQA; the protein is encoded by the coding sequence ATGACCTTGTGGCAAATTTTAATTTCGTATTCGTTGTTGGTGGCGGCCTCTTTGTCGCTTTTGACTTATTGGATTACCAAAAAGTTCGTTCTTAAAAAAATGAGACGAACCATTATGAAGGCCGAACACAACTACCAACAACAAATTTCCACCTTGCAACAACAATTATCCGGTAAGGTAACCATGTTGGAAGGTATGGTGGAAAAACTGCGTCTTTCCAACCAGGAATTAAACCGCTTGAACGAAATTCGTTCCAAATTTATGTCCATTGTCGCGCACGATTTGCGCCAACCGCTTTCGTCGATTCAGGGGTTTACCTCGGTGCTGATGATGGATAACCCGCACGGTGGTTCCAGCGGAAGCGAACAAATGGCCTTAAACAACATCTTAAAAGCCACCGATAATATGAATATGCTGATGACGGACTTAATGGACATTTCCATGATGGAGTCCGGACGGTTCAAAATGGATGTGCGCCCGTTTGATTTCAATGCGTTACTGAGTGATGTAATCAGTTTGCAAACGGTAAACGCCCAAAAGAAAGGCATTTTTTTGCAAAAGTATGAGTATTCCAATGATGTAATGGTAGAGGCGGATCGCTTCCGTATTTCGCAAGTGATTAACAACCTGCTCGGCAATGCCATCAAATTTTCTCCGCAAGGCGGCCGGGTAGATGTGCGGTATGTAGCCACGGAAGAAAAAGTGACTTTCCGGGTAAGCGATAACGGGCCGGGAATTTTACATAGCGAGCAATTAAAAATCTTCCAAAAATTTCACCAATCCGATAACGACCGCACCCTCAAAAAACAAGGATGGGGATTGGGTTTATCCATCGCACAGGAAATTATCAACGCGCACGGGGGGGAAATCGGTGTGCAGAGTGCCGGGCTTGGGTTGGGCGCTACTTTCTGGTTTATTTTACCCCGCAAAGCGGCCGGTTTAGCCACCAAACTACATACCGAGTTAAACTCCCCGCAAGCATAG
- a CDS encoding response regulator, translated as MINKMFFLFLAPVLLVFSGEVSAQKNPKNIHHVTKALTTTPTVRGSVQRILPLKEIDAHLTYPDVSAPPAAWGIPIVDKKAVRHSLYPSQALVVVQSESFPNKRQPFSFSEAASQYKIENTLTQNYIMAKESARWRQTRDELNTLWIQMRPSFLGELSSFLRHPVPKETMEYLKNTYSQVVTQSQITHDMIFPWIVYASIPGEGRSLLSEEREKFNTALFSMLHQVQALRSSLPSEPYLEQQENFWITMLSRFNPLLESALQKPTELSLRTDRVLKTTEFNLLNPDGTDYLLPRSETLIRDPDEIEELDSYAVVREKMRNPPITPERAALEREELLAQLPENMRIAFINDDALPRLNFKRWAEQGFLGKNAQVEIFPNGFDFMNKMRNGRRYDLVITDLLVPYAGLVMMPELRTISPQTVVIASSKYDRGEEPEEKLFSAGIDGYLWYNTNLNEGAYGYIEYLRALKNYFYYKNLHGWER; from the coding sequence ATGATTAACAAAATGTTTTTTCTGTTTCTTGCTCCGGTGTTATTGGTTTTTTCGGGTGAAGTATCGGCTCAAAAGAATCCCAAAAATATCCATCATGTTACCAAAGCACTTACCACTACTCCCACTGTGCGGGGGTCTGTGCAGCGTATCCTCCCTTTAAAAGAAATTGACGCCCATTTAACTTATCCGGATGTATCTGCTCCGCCCGCTGCATGGGGTATACCTATTGTCGACAAAAAAGCAGTTCGTCATTCTCTCTACCCCTCTCAAGCGTTGGTGGTTGTACAATCCGAATCCTTCCCCAATAAACGCCAGCCTTTTTCCTTTTCCGAAGCGGCCTCCCAGTACAAAATAGAAAACACCCTTACCCAAAATTATATTATGGCCAAAGAAAGTGCCCGTTGGCGCCAAACCCGTGACGAATTAAACACACTTTGGATACAAATGCGCCCTTCTTTTTTGGGGGAATTATCCTCGTTTTTAAGGCACCCCGTCCCCAAAGAAACCATGGAGTATTTAAAAAACACTTATTCCCAAGTAGTTACCCAAAGCCAAATAACGCATGACATGATTTTCCCGTGGATTGTGTATGCCTCTATCCCGGGAGAAGGACGCTCCTTGCTTTCAGAAGAACGGGAAAAATTCAATACCGCCCTTTTTTCCATGCTGCACCAAGTACAAGCGTTGCGTTCCTCTCTACCCAGCGAGCCGTATTTGGAACAGCAGGAAAATTTTTGGATTACCATGTTAAGCCGCTTTAACCCACTACTGGAAAGTGCCTTGCAGAAACCGACGGAGCTTTCTCTCCGCACTGACAGAGTGTTAAAAACTACAGAGTTCAACTTGTTAAACCCTGACGGGACCGATTATCTCCTCCCCCGTTCGGAAACGCTTATCCGCGACCCGGACGAAATAGAAGAGTTGGATTCTTACGCAGTGGTACGCGAAAAAATGCGTAATCCGCCCATTACCCCGGAAAGAGCGGCTTTGGAACGGGAAGAATTATTAGCCCAACTTCCCGAAAATATGCGTATTGCATTTATCAATGACGACGCCCTTCCCCGCCTGAACTTTAAAAGATGGGCCGAACAAGGATTTTTGGGGAAGAACGCTCAAGTAGAAATATTCCCGAACGGTTTTGATTTTATGAACAAGATGCGCAACGGAAGACGATACGACTTAGTCATTACCGACTTGCTCGTTCCTTACGCAGGGCTTGTAATGATGCCGGAACTGAGGACCATTTCCCCCCAAACGGTCGTTATCGCTTCCAGCAAGTATGACCGAGGCGAAGAACCCGAAGAAAAATTGTTTAGTGCCGGGATAGACGGATACTTGTGGTATAACACCAACCTAAACGAAGGGGCCTATGGTTATATTGAATACCTACGCGCACTGAAAAATTACTTTTACTATAAAAATTTACACGGTTGGGAACGCTGA
- a CDS encoding ribonuclease HI family protein, protein MQVKINIDGGSRGNPGLGAAAYVICDLGGKVLSQEGYFMPHCTNNQAEYTALKLALIKAAELGATELFIESDSLLLVKQYLGEYKIKHPDLAARMQVIRRLATPFTIHIKHVLRHLNKAPDALANKAMDAKQSLGFNPIKHLPQDNEIDIPAQSQDNVVNGVEVTPVPRPTAKAAPKTTPKPKQPSLFDDL, encoded by the coding sequence ATGCAAGTAAAAATTAACATTGATGGCGGTTCTCGCGGAAATCCGGGCCTTGGGGCAGCGGCTTATGTCATTTGCGATTTGGGCGGAAAAGTCCTGTCGCAGGAAGGGTATTTTATGCCCCATTGTACCAACAATCAAGCCGAATATACTGCGCTTAAACTGGCCCTTATTAAAGCCGCCGAACTGGGCGCAACAGAACTGTTTATCGAGTCCGACTCTTTACTCTTGGTAAAACAATACTTGGGGGAATATAAAATAAAACACCCCGATTTGGCCGCCCGCATGCAGGTAATCCGCCGCTTGGCCACTCCTTTTACGATTCATATTAAGCATGTGCTTCGCCACTTAAATAAAGCCCCCGATGCGCTGGCGAATAAAGCCATGGACGCTAAACAATCGCTAGGTTTTAACCCCATTAAACACTTGCCGCAAGATAACGAAATTGATATCCCCGCCCAATCCCAAGACAATGTGGTAAACGGGGTGGAGGTAACCCCGGTTCCCCGCCCGACAGCAAAAGCGGCCCCCAAAACAACCCCTAAACCGAAGCAACCCAGCCTGTTCGACGATTTATAA
- a CDS encoding ABC transporter permease — protein sequence MKLIDLLATGWAEIRAHKMRSFLSFFAIAIGIATFFYTLSILSQRYRDIERAVELAGKGRLDVSTEHPLDTDQYQELKNMLPEETSLSFVTDNSFERMYYKNNTISSFLNYGVFPSWADSNFVYRLEGRFINYTDIENKNRVMVLMVFPHEKEERDLWKWNHHDPDEDPPQDIKDFTYRHNLLGQQVTMNDESFTVVGILHAPEAKDDPRFPEEKERIVPAFIPHTTWYELQPAWQENFSEKIRVITGDERTVRQAANTVTTFLRSQFGKNEKPEIKFFHETAKARTKEAREDLNNMLFLGLIAMIAGGIGIMNVTMAVIFSRTKEIGIRRALGATRRDILTQFLVEAMLLGFCGSIAGMVLGYGAVLHLAVNTKEMTFSWWVVVLSVLIAISTSFIFALYPAWKASNLKPVDALKYE from the coding sequence ATGAAACTGATAGACTTGCTAGCCACCGGTTGGGCCGAAATTCGCGCACATAAGATGCGTAGTTTTTTAAGTTTCTTTGCTATTGCTATCGGTATTGCCACCTTTTTTTACACACTCAGTATCCTCAGCCAACGCTATAGAGACATTGAACGCGCGGTGGAATTGGCCGGAAAGGGGAGATTGGACGTTTCCACCGAACACCCGTTGGATACCGACCAATACCAAGAACTCAAAAATATGCTCCCGGAAGAAACCTCTCTTTCATTTGTTACAGATAACTCTTTTGAAAGAATGTATTACAAAAACAATACCATCAGTTCCTTTCTAAATTATGGGGTTTTTCCGTCTTGGGCAGATTCCAATTTTGTTTATCGCCTGGAAGGGCGTTTTATCAACTACACGGACATTGAAAACAAAAACCGCGTGATGGTATTGATGGTTTTTCCGCATGAGAAAGAAGAACGGGATTTGTGGAAGTGGAACCATCACGACCCGGACGAAGATCCCCCTCAAGACATCAAAGATTTTACCTACCGGCATAATTTACTGGGTCAACAGGTTACCATGAACGACGAGTCCTTTACCGTGGTAGGAATTTTGCATGCCCCCGAAGCCAAAGACGACCCCCGTTTCCCCGAAGAAAAAGAACGTATCGTTCCTGCTTTTATTCCGCACACCACGTGGTACGAACTCCAACCTGCCTGGCAAGAAAATTTTTCCGAAAAAATTCGCGTGATAACGGGAGACGAACGCACCGTCCGCCAAGCCGCCAACACCGTAACTACCTTCCTGCGTTCTCAATTCGGTAAAAATGAAAAACCCGAAATCAAATTTTTCCACGAAACCGCCAAAGCCCGAACCAAAGAAGCCCGTGAGGACTTGAACAATATGCTCTTTTTGGGGCTAATTGCCATGATTGCCGGCGGTATCGGTATTATGAACGTAACCATGGCGGTTATCTTTTCGCGCACAAAAGAAATCGGTATCCGCCGCGCCCTGGGAGCCACAAGAAGGGATATTTTAACCCAGTTTTTGGTGGAAGCCATGTTGCTTGGCTTTTGCGGTTCTATCGCCGGTATGGTGCTGGGTTACGGGGCCGTTTTGCATTTGGCCGTTAACACGAAAGAAATGACTTTTTCGTGGTGGGTGGTGGTATTGTCTGTCCTGATTGCCATTTCCACCAGTTTTATCTTTGCGCTCTACCCGGCGTGGAAGGCTTCCAACTTAAAACCGGTAGATGCGCTTAAGTACGAATAG
- a CDS encoding ABC transporter ATP-binding protein, giving the protein MVICCKNLVKIYQAAEEFRALDGVSLQIEEGEFVSIMGPSGCGKSTLLNILGLLDEPSQGEYLLNGTPTAHMNDLHRSRMRRENIGFIFQSFNLMPRLSVLENIALPMRYTDTPRHEILPRARELAKRVGLESKLSNTPLQLSGGQCQRVACARALANNPRIILADEPTGNLDSKSSKDVIDLLHELNKNGLTLVMVTHDPKLAENTHRVIRMKDGKIV; this is encoded by the coding sequence ATGGTAATTTGTTGCAAAAACCTCGTTAAAATTTATCAAGCGGCGGAAGAATTTCGCGCGCTGGACGGGGTTTCGTTGCAAATAGAAGAAGGGGAATTTGTCTCCATTATGGGCCCCAGCGGTTGCGGAAAAAGCACGCTCTTAAACATTTTGGGACTATTGGACGAACCTTCCCAAGGCGAGTATTTATTAAACGGCACCCCCACCGCACACATGAACGATCTGCACCGTTCCCGTATGAGAAGGGAAAATATCGGTTTTATTTTTCAATCTTTTAACTTGATGCCGCGCTTGTCGGTGTTGGAAAACATCGCCCTGCCGATGCGTTATACGGATACTCCCCGCCACGAAATTTTACCCCGCGCACGGGAACTGGCTAAAAGGGTAGGGCTTGAAAGCAAACTTTCCAACACGCCTTTGCAACTATCCGGAGGCCAATGCCAACGCGTGGCCTGTGCGCGCGCACTGGCCAACAACCCCCGTATTATTTTGGCCGACGAGCCGACGGGTAATTTGGACTCTAAATCAAGCAAAGATGTCATAGATTTACTGCACGAACTTAACAAAAACGGGCTAACCTTAGTGATGGTAACGCACGACCCGAAATTGGCGGAAAATACCCACCGAGTTATTCGTATGAAGGACGGTAAAATCGTATGA
- a CDS encoding TolC family protein, whose protein sequence is MRKFYGIFLCLCQALMLNALHFSTNEALSPKPAEDSFSLQTYIQGFLQNSPELKADKNTLSIAENHYKNAFTDAFLPTFSVSAGADKSYNRAERFSSWSDFRSVDSSAQASGSWNLFNTGKDFLSYKSASLSWQTAQINFESAVQQYVLDAVRTYYDLLLGQKLMQVYQDDLEVAQKQYEQDKVLYDNGLKTRSDLLSSETSWRSSQLSLFSAQNDYANKLKNFNIAINRPIEAHAVLDEHISEDIAPLPSLEEDLTRALAHRYDARTRRLTLRQSDLSYTQSQLNTLPSVFVNLFASTGRGLNHHELWDYNYGISAGVSFDLGFFYIDKYRNRQTNRLENENAHLDYEQFLRSLRDAVVEARNALLLKMQSLDISKLRLQAAEEKFSATQLKYKNGLMSATDLTVSRQEMISAQVDYATLLSELTITRLRYKYALGEKIYDYQPEDL, encoded by the coding sequence ATGCGTAAATTTTACGGGATATTTTTGTGTTTGTGCCAAGCCTTGATGCTAAATGCGCTTCACTTCTCAACGAACGAAGCCCTTTCCCCCAAACCCGCCGAAGATTCTTTTTCTCTGCAAACTTATATCCAAGGTTTCCTGCAAAACTCCCCCGAATTAAAAGCGGACAAAAACACCCTTTCCATTGCCGAGAACCACTATAAAAACGCTTTCACGGACGCTTTTTTACCTACCTTTTCCGTCTCTGCGGGGGCTGATAAATCGTATAACAGAGCGGAGCGTTTCTCTTCCTGGAGTGATTTTCGCTCGGTCGATTCCTCGGCACAGGCCTCCGGCTCGTGGAATTTGTTTAATACCGGAAAAGATTTCCTATCCTACAAGTCGGCTTCCCTTTCCTGGCAAACGGCTCAAATCAATTTCGAATCGGCCGTTCAACAATATGTGCTAGATGCCGTGCGTACTTATTACGACCTTCTTTTGGGACAAAAACTGATGCAAGTGTATCAAGACGATTTGGAAGTAGCGCAAAAACAATACGAACAGGATAAAGTTCTCTACGATAACGGCCTCAAAACCCGCTCCGATTTGTTATCCAGTGAAACCAGTTGGCGCAGTAGCCAGTTGTCCCTTTTTTCGGCTCAAAACGATTATGCCAACAAACTTAAAAATTTCAACATTGCCATTAACCGCCCCATTGAAGCCCATGCCGTGCTGGACGAGCACATCAGCGAGGACATCGCCCCCCTGCCTTCTTTGGAGGAAGACTTAACCCGGGCCCTGGCCCACCGCTACGATGCCCGAACCCGCCGCTTAACATTGCGACAAAGCGATTTATCCTACACGCAAAGCCAACTCAACACCCTGCCGTCCGTTTTTGTCAATTTGTTTGCCAGTACCGGGCGCGGACTCAATCACCACGAGTTATGGGACTACAACTACGGTATTTCCGCCGGAGTGAGTTTTGACTTGGGTTTCTTTTATATAGACAAATACCGCAATCGCCAAACCAACCGTTTGGAAAACGAAAACGCACACTTGGACTACGAACAATTTTTACGCTCCTTGCGGGACGCCGTGGTGGAAGCGCGTAACGCGCTGTTGCTTAAAATGCAAAGTTTGGATATTTCCAAACTGCGTTTGCAAGCGGCGGAAGAAAAATTTTCCGCCACACAACTTAAATATAAAAACGGACTGATGAGCGCAACGGATCTGACCGTTTCCCGTCAGGAAATGATTTCCGCTCAAGTAGATTACGCCACCCTGCTGTCCGAGCTGACCATTACGCGCCTGCGCTATAAATACGCGTTGGGTGAAAAAATTTACGACTATCAACCGGAGGATTTATGA
- a CDS encoding dicarboxylate/amino acid:cation symporter, with translation MKIRKRKLHLKLKWGLLPGVICAIISGIVCGLFFPDGLTRAVLTFNGLFGNFLGFMIPLLIVGLVAPGIAELGRSAGKLLFITAALAYAFTLVSGFFSFTVADLALPYLLDPSSLKTQFASAAELKPYFTIAMPPLMDVMSALVFAFALGLGMASIQGERLKGIMVDFRDIVDKVILRVIIPLLPYYIFGIFLNMTVSGQAVAVLGVFAKIIVLIFLITAVMLVLQFTLAGIVAGKNPFSMLKVMLVSYMTALGTQSSAATIPVTLKQTVKIGVREEVAGFVVPLCATIHLSGSTMKIVACALAILFMTGASVSVWQFAGFICMLGITMVAAPGVPGGAIMAALGVLQSMLGFGEAELGLMIALYIAMDSFGTACNVTGDGAIATIVNKIYSRKNPPGDTPQAPKAA, from the coding sequence ATGAAAATACGAAAAAGAAAATTGCATTTGAAGTTGAAATGGGGGCTTTTGCCCGGGGTAATTTGTGCTATTATTTCGGGCATTGTGTGCGGGTTGTTTTTCCCCGACGGGCTGACCCGTGCCGTGCTGACCTTTAACGGGTTGTTCGGTAATTTTTTGGGTTTTATGATTCCGCTTTTGATTGTGGGCCTGGTGGCTCCCGGTATTGCGGAATTGGGCCGAAGTGCCGGCAAACTGTTGTTTATTACGGCGGCTCTTGCCTATGCTTTTACCTTGGTGTCCGGCTTTTTTAGTTTTACGGTGGCCGATTTGGCCTTGCCGTATTTATTGGATCCTTCTTCCTTAAAAACACAATTTGCTTCCGCGGCGGAATTGAAACCGTATTTTACCATAGCCATGCCGCCTTTGATGGATGTGATGAGTGCGCTTGTGTTTGCATTTGCCTTGGGATTGGGCATGGCATCTATTCAGGGAGAACGCTTAAAGGGTATTATGGTTGATTTCCGCGATATTGTGGACAAAGTAATTTTGCGCGTCATTATTCCGCTCCTTCCCTATTACATTTTCGGTATTTTTTTGAATATGACGGTATCCGGCCAAGCCGTGGCGGTATTGGGTGTATTTGCCAAAATAATTGTGTTAATCTTTTTGATTACGGCCGTTATGTTGGTGTTGCAATTTACTTTGGCGGGAATTGTTGCGGGGAAAAATCCCTTTTCCATGCTTAAAGTGATGTTGGTATCGTACATGACGGCTTTAGGGACGCAATCTTCCGCCGCCACGATTCCGGTTACGCTCAAGCAAACCGTTAAAATCGGCGTGCGGGAAGAAGTCGCCGGTTTTGTGGTTCCGTTATGCGCTACGATTCATCTTTCGGGAAGTACCATGAAAATTGTAGCGTGTGCCTTGGCGATTTTATTTATGACGGGGGCTTCCGTTTCCGTGTGGCAATTTGCCGGTTTTATTTGTATGTTGGGAATTACCATGGTGGCGGCTCCGGGCGTTCCCGGGGGAGCGATTATGGCTGCCTTGGGCGTACTGCAAAGTATGCTGGGTTTCGGCGAGGCGGAATTGGGGCTGATGATTGCGCTTTATATTGCCATGGACTCCTTCGGTACGGCGTGTAATGTAACGGGAGACGGGGCCATAGCGACGATTGTGAATAAAATTTACTCCCGAAAAAACCCGCCGGGGGATACTCCGCAAGCGCCCAAAGCCGCTTAG
- a CDS encoding NADP-specific glutamate dehydrogenase — protein MDINTYTADFLANQIKKDPAQKVFHQAVKEVVGSLKPVLEQNPVYVKEKILERVTEPERIIIFRVPWQDDKGEVHVNRGFRVQFNSALGPYKGGIRFHQTVTQDSLKFLGFEQTFKNSLTTLPLGGGKGGSDFDTRGKSDAEVMRFCHSFINELYHHIGYHTDIPAGDLGCGAREIGYMFGQYKKLTNDFTGAFTGKKPNWGGSLLRPEATGYGVAYFAQNMLATRQEEIKGKTCIVSGTGNVGIYAIEKLTQLGGKVVGFMDYDGSIYDKDGVDAEKLAFLKDLVFVRRGSLKEYAQKFTGAEFRPGKKTWDIPCQVACPTACENELHEEDAKLLLQNGCQCVCEGSNMPCTPGAVESFQQAGILYSPGKASNAGGVAVSGLEMTQNSMRVYWTREEVDQYLQRIMNSIHASCLSAAEMYGMKGNYMAGANIAGFKKVADAMLDQGLV, from the coding sequence ATGGATATCAACACTTATACCGCCGATTTTTTGGCAAACCAAATAAAGAAGGACCCTGCACAAAAAGTGTTTCACCAAGCCGTAAAAGAAGTAGTGGGAAGCCTTAAACCCGTCTTGGAACAAAACCCCGTTTATGTAAAAGAAAAAATTTTGGAACGCGTAACCGAACCCGAACGCATTATTATCTTTCGCGTACCGTGGCAAGACGATAAAGGCGAAGTGCATGTAAACCGCGGTTTCCGCGTGCAGTTCAACAGCGCACTCGGCCCGTACAAAGGCGGGATTCGTTTTCACCAAACCGTTACGCAAGATTCCTTAAAGTTCTTAGGGTTCGAACAAACTTTCAAAAACAGTTTAACCACTCTCCCGTTGGGCGGAGGAAAAGGCGGAAGCGATTTTGACACCCGCGGCAAAAGCGACGCGGAAGTAATGCGTTTTTGCCACTCGTTTATCAACGAACTATACCACCACATCGGCTACCACACCGATATCCCCGCCGGAGATTTGGGTTGCGGCGCGCGCGAAATCGGCTATATGTTCGGGCAGTATAAGAAATTAACAAACGATTTTACCGGCGCTTTTACCGGCAAAAAACCCAACTGGGGCGGCAGTTTGTTGCGGCCGGAAGCCACCGGTTACGGTGTGGCCTATTTTGCGCAAAATATGCTGGCTACCCGACAAGAAGAAATCAAAGGCAAAACCTGCATTGTTTCCGGTACGGGAAATGTGGGAATTTACGCCATTGAAAAACTCACCCAACTGGGCGGGAAAGTGGTAGGTTTTATGGATTACGACGGAAGCATTTACGATAAAGACGGTGTAGATGCGGAAAAATTAGCCTTCTTAAAAGATTTGGTTTTTGTCCGCCGCGGCAGTTTGAAGGAATACGCCCAAAAATTTACAGGGGCCGAATTCCGCCCCGGCAAAAAAACCTGGGATATCCCTTGTCAGGTAGCCTGCCCGACGGCTTGCGAAAACGAACTGCACGAAGAAGATGCCAAATTGTTATTACAAAACGGTTGCCAATGCGTCTGCGAAGGTTCCAATATGCCTTGTACTCCCGGTGCCGTGGAATCCTTCCAGCAGGCCGGCATCCTTTATTCTCCCGGTAAAGCCTCCAACGCCGGCGGGGTGGCGGTATCGGGCTTGGAAATGACTCAAAACAGCATGCGCGTTTATTGGACTCGAGAAGAAGTAGACCAATACCTGCAACGCATCATGAACAGTATTCATGCCAGTTGTTTATCCGCTGCCGAAATGTACGGCATGAAAGGCAACTATATGGCAGGGGCCAACATTGCCGGGTTTAAGAAGGTGGCCGATGCTATGTTGGATCAAGGGCTTGTGTAA
- a CDS encoding metal-dependent transcriptional regulator, whose translation MKPSPTNIKKKLKSMFSAPEHPSKLSANMEDYLEAVSLCANEKGVARVSDIRDMMNVKTPSVTGALKALAAGGYVCHQPYGGVELTAKGRRTAEDVKKRHAILSRFLTQVLGVNSKTADLDACKMEHAISRETLEKLHTYLHKITGTEE comes from the coding sequence ATGAAACCGTCTCCCACTAATATTAAAAAGAAATTGAAAAGTATGTTTTCTGCTCCGGAACACCCCTCGAAACTTTCCGCCAATATGGAAGACTATTTAGAGGCCGTTTCTCTGTGCGCCAACGAGAAAGGCGTTGCCCGCGTGAGTGATATTCGGGATATGATGAATGTTAAAACACCCAGCGTAACGGGTGCCTTAAAGGCTTTGGCGGCGGGGGGATATGTGTGCCATCAACCGTACGGCGGAGTGGAACTGACCGCCAAAGGCCGCCGAACGGCGGAAGATGTAAAAAAACGCCACGCTATTTTAAGTCGTTTTCTCACGCAAGTATTGGGGGTCAATTCCAAAACGGCCGATTTAGATGCCTGTAAAATGGAGCATGCCATCAGCCGCGAGACCTTGGAAAAACTCCATACCTACTTACACAAAATAACCGGAACGGAAGAGTAA